The Bacillota bacterium genome includes a window with the following:
- a CDS encoding glycosyl hydrolase 43 family protein, with product MSKNSVWVSDQGDGTYINPILHLDYSDPDVIRVGDDYFMTASSFQCTPGLPILHSKDLVNWQLVNYAIKNVDLPGYDKPLHGCGIWAPSIRYHAGKFWICVGLPDEGIYMTTTEDPFGEWSPLFCVKPGKGWIDPCPFWDDDGQAYLVHAFAASRCGIKSKLILHKMAPDGSRVLDEGKIIFDGTVDHPTLEGPKMYKRNGYYYIMAPGGGVTNGWQTVLRSKNVWGPYEDRIVLRQGSTPINGPHQGGWVETQTGESWFIHFQDRNAYGRIVHLQPVAWIDDWPIMGDNEEPVLRYKKPNVGREYPIAAIPTSDQFDQDKLGLQWQWFANHKDSWYSLGKHGLRLFPQNIPGERKTLWEVPNIVAQKFPAPEFAATTKLTFQPQLESEQAGLIVTGDKYSYLSLRKSGSGWTLERWVGHKDQDEDQLTASVDLDTNTVYLRVEVKEPAVCTFTYSLDGREYVKLGDELHAVKGRWIGSKVGLFSTNTTGEGSLGYADFAWFDVSKC from the coding sequence ATGTCTAAAAACAGTGTATGGGTATCAGATCAAGGAGATGGAACCTATATCAACCCCATTTTGCATCTTGACTATTCTGATCCGGACGTGATCCGCGTTGGAGATGATTACTTTATGACTGCTTCCAGTTTTCAGTGCACTCCGGGTCTGCCAATTCTTCATTCTAAAGACCTGGTCAACTGGCAGCTGGTAAATTACGCCATTAAAAATGTTGACCTTCCCGGATATGATAAACCGCTTCACGGCTGCGGAATCTGGGCACCATCTATCCGCTACCATGCTGGCAAGTTTTGGATCTGCGTGGGTCTGCCTGATGAGGGAATCTACATGACTACCACCGAAGATCCTTTCGGCGAGTGGTCACCCCTGTTCTGCGTTAAACCGGGGAAAGGCTGGATTGATCCCTGCCCCTTCTGGGATGATGATGGTCAGGCTTATTTGGTCCATGCCTTTGCTGCCAGCCGCTGCGGTATTAAAAGCAAGCTGATTTTACACAAGATGGCTCCCGACGGCAGCCGCGTTTTAGATGAAGGCAAGATTATCTTCGATGGGACTGTAGATCATCCGACCCTCGAAGGTCCGAAAATGTACAAGCGCAATGGCTACTATTACATTATGGCTCCCGGTGGCGGAGTAACCAATGGCTGGCAGACTGTGCTCCGCTCGAAAAATGTTTGGGGACCATACGAAGACCGGATCGTTCTGCGGCAGGGCAGCACTCCTATCAACGGACCGCACCAAGGCGGCTGGGTAGAGACCCAAACTGGAGAATCCTGGTTCATCCACTTTCAGGACCGGAACGCCTATGGACGGATTGTTCACCTGCAGCCGGTTGCATGGATCGACGACTGGCCGATCATGGGGGATAACGAAGAACCGGTACTACGCTATAAAAAGCCGAATGTGGGCAGGGAGTATCCAATTGCAGCTATTCCCACATCGGACCAGTTTGATCAGGACAAGCTGGGTCTCCAGTGGCAGTGGTTTGCCAACCATAAAGACAGCTGGTACAGTTTGGGCAAACATGGCCTGCGTCTGTTTCCCCAGAACATTCCCGGTGAGCGGAAGACTCTGTGGGAAGTACCGAATATTGTCGCACAAAAATTCCCAGCGCCCGAGTTTGCGGCCACCACCAAGCTAACATTTCAGCCGCAGCTTGAGAGTGAGCAGGCAGGACTGATCGTGACCGGGGATAAATATTCCTATCTATCGCTCCGCAAATCCGGTTCTGGTTGGACGCTTGAGCGCTGGGTAGGCCATAAGGATCAAGATGAAGATCAGCTGACTGCATCAGTTGATTTAGACACCAATACTGTTTATTTAAGGGTAGAAGTAAAAGAGCCTGCAGTATGCACTTTCACATACAGCCTTGATGGTCGAGAGTACGTTAAGCTGGGGGATGAACTCCACGCCGTTAAAGGACGCTGGATTGGCTCAAAGGTCGGTCTGTTCAGCACTAATACGACTGGTGAAGGATCTCTTGGGTACGCTGATTTTGCCTGGTTTGATGTAAGTAAGTGCTGA
- a CDS encoding glycoside hydrolase family 28 protein, with protein MNVVNILDFGAVRDGSQVCTQAFKAAIDAAFTQGGGTVLVPAGTYLTGPIELKSNITLHLEAGAVIKFSSDLNDYPVIVTRWEGADVSAYMPLIYGKGLENVAVIGRGTLDGQGSFWWHKKWEHARPRMISFVESRDILIEGVKLINSPAWTVNPIECENVVVDKLTIVNPADSPNTDGINPDSCKNVRISNCHIDVGDDCIAIKSGTEKNPKRIPCENITITNCTMVHGHGGVVIGSEMSGDVRNVTISNCIFEGTDRGIRLKTRRGRGGVVEDIRVNNIIMRGGFCPIVLNLFYRCGADGDPVVEDRNARPVDEGTPSFRRIRFSNITAREIQAAAAYLQGLPEMKLQDITFDNISIHMADDAEPRTPAMVRNLKPMAQMGIIADQVANLRFTNVDVINQVGDEITVTNGENIVIE; from the coding sequence ATAAATGTGGTTAATATCTTAGATTTTGGAGCAGTAAGAGATGGCAGCCAAGTATGCACCCAAGCATTTAAAGCAGCAATTGACGCTGCGTTTACGCAGGGGGGAGGCACAGTGCTCGTTCCGGCCGGCACCTACCTTACCGGACCAATTGAATTAAAAAGCAATATCACTCTGCATCTGGAAGCAGGGGCCGTTATTAAGTTCAGCAGTGATTTAAACGACTATCCGGTAATTGTCACCCGCTGGGAAGGAGCAGATGTTTCCGCTTATATGCCTTTGATTTATGGCAAAGGTCTTGAGAACGTTGCGGTTATAGGCCGCGGCACTCTTGATGGACAGGGTTCTTTTTGGTGGCACAAAAAATGGGAGCACGCCCGTCCGCGCATGATCAGCTTTGTGGAAAGCCGCGATATTCTGATTGAAGGCGTAAAGCTGATCAACTCGCCGGCTTGGACAGTAAATCCCATCGAATGTGAGAATGTAGTAGTGGATAAGCTGACTATTGTTAACCCAGCAGATTCGCCCAACACTGATGGGATTAACCCTGATTCATGCAAAAATGTTAGGATCAGCAACTGTCATATTGATGTAGGCGATGACTGTATCGCTATTAAATCAGGAACTGAGAAAAATCCGAAGCGGATTCCCTGCGAAAATATTACAATCACTAACTGCACAATGGTTCACGGCCACGGCGGGGTGGTAATCGGCAGTGAAATGAGCGGCGATGTCCGCAATGTAACTATTTCAAACTGCATTTTTGAAGGTACCGATCGGGGTATCCGCCTGAAAACCCGTCGGGGCAGAGGCGGCGTGGTTGAAGATATTAGGGTCAACAATATCATTATGAGAGGCGGATTCTGTCCGATCGTTCTTAATCTCTTTTACCGCTGTGGTGCAGATGGAGATCCGGTCGTAGAGGACCGCAATGCCCGTCCCGTCGATGAAGGAACTCCAAGCTTTAGAAGAATTCGCTTCAGCAATATTACGGCCCGTGAAATTCAGGCTGCTGCAGCTTACCTCCAGGGCTTGCCGGAAATGAAGCTGCAGGACATTACTTTTGACAATATCTCAATTCACATGGCAGATGATGCTGAACCAAGAACACCAGCTATGGTCCGCAATCTCAAGCCGATGGCACAAATGGGTATTATTGCTGATCAAGTTGCCAATCTCAGGTTTACTAATGTGGATGTAATCAATCAAGTTGGTGATGAAATTACCGTCACTAACGGTGAGAATATTGTAATCGAATAA
- a CDS encoding extracellular solute-binding protein gives MKRILTVSLLVLTLIMSAAAVSAQDYVPSPGVLSPDQVDFGGAVITIIGTVDEDTFAEGTIREGRLEEAMELFNIGGIEFMFRPSSEVVMTRIVTGEATHDIIHRDWRNEYYNMAGHGMLLPLNDLLGDDYYDYLYPTDSIIHQDILSVGSNVYSFGHLYGSNWRPTALVYNRSLLEREGQPDIYDLWTSGNWTWEEAEKIIQNVTRDTDGDGEIDQWGIAWRRIDYAIYMNNAQFVKKDADGKYRYGWADDDAIWVFDKIAEWYREGYIVPKELDGSNRIKNGTVAMQFGSDHAEGGQANNGDTLIYAPIPMGPHADRHIYPEWAVKFASIPVTAENPEGLIALHDFLFRKEDFDFDSWFATEVNERMFNRESAEHLLYALENWQGDVEWVNGLDSPDVNIRFSDDMDPLFRGIEPVRSYLEAKGPTAQAQIDALFGQ, from the coding sequence ATGAAGAGAATCCTAACTGTCAGTCTATTAGTGCTGACCCTCATTATGTCCGCTGCGGCTGTCTCTGCTCAGGATTATGTTCCTAGCCCGGGAGTATTAAGCCCTGATCAAGTTGACTTTGGCGGCGCAGTTATTACCATTATTGGAACAGTTGATGAAGATACCTTTGCTGAAGGAACAATCAGAGAAGGCCGCTTAGAAGAAGCTATGGAGCTGTTCAACATCGGTGGCATCGAGTTTATGTTCAGACCAAGCTCTGAAGTTGTCATGACCAGAATCGTTACTGGCGAAGCCACTCACGACATTATTCACAGAGACTGGCGCAACGAGTACTACAACATGGCTGGTCACGGTATGCTTCTGCCATTAAATGATCTTCTAGGTGATGACTACTACGATTACCTGTACCCAACAGACAGCATTATTCACCAAGATATTCTCAGCGTAGGCAGTAATGTTTATTCTTTTGGTCATCTTTATGGCAGCAACTGGAGACCGACTGCTCTGGTTTACAACAGAAGCCTACTGGAGCGCGAAGGCCAGCCTGATATCTATGATCTGTGGACTTCCGGCAACTGGACTTGGGAAGAAGCAGAAAAGATTATCCAAAATGTTACTAGAGACACTGACGGTGATGGCGAAATTGATCAATGGGGTATCGCATGGCGCCGGATCGACTACGCTATTTATATGAACAATGCTCAGTTTGTTAAGAAAGATGCAGATGGCAAATATCGCTACGGCTGGGCTGATGACGATGCAATCTGGGTGTTTGACAAGATTGCTGAGTGGTACCGTGAAGGTTACATCGTACCCAAAGAGCTTGACGGCTCTAACCGCATTAAGAATGGTACCGTTGCAATGCAGTTTGGTTCCGACCATGCAGAGGGCGGACAAGCTAACAATGGAGATACTTTGATTTATGCTCCGATTCCAATGGGACCTCACGCAGATCGCCACATCTATCCGGAATGGGCAGTAAAATTTGCATCTATCCCGGTAACTGCTGAAAATCCGGAAGGTTTGATTGCTCTGCATGACTTCTTATTTAGAAAAGAAGACTTTGATTTCGACAGCTGGTTCGCAACTGAAGTAAATGAACGCATGTTTAACCGCGAGTCTGCTGAACACCTGCTGTATGCTCTGGAAAACTGGCAGGGTGATGTAGAGTGGGTTAACGGTTTAGACAGCCCGGACGTCAATATTAGATTCAGTGATGATATGGATCCGCTGTTCAGAGGTATTGAACCGGTTCGTTCGTATCTCGAAGCTAAAGGACCAACAGCTCAAGCTCAGATTGACGCTCTGTTCGGTCAATAA
- a CDS encoding carbohydrate ABC transporter permease has protein sequence MAVTNRRKIIRNNFFKYIWVFARAVILIGVCYIVIFPILSKIASSFMSRNDLWDTTVAWIPRNPTLRNYELAWNYMKYPLAFWNSIKLAFLVSALQLVSSTLVAYGISRFKFKGANVLFTLAIITLIVPPELFIIPLYLNFRYFDLLGALPTSINLINSLWPLVIMAATATGPRNGLFIYIMRQSFKGMPRDLEEAAYVDGASTFRTFIQIMLPAAVPSMVIVFLFAFVWQWNDYYMTQMFLGNAVTLPMMLDKLPFSVLGDRWGSSMPETSLLNNTGSLLVIAPVVILYICLQRFFVESIQRTGITGQ, from the coding sequence ATGGCTGTCACTAACCGAAGGAAAATAATAAGAAACAATTTCTTCAAGTATATTTGGGTATTTGCTCGCGCTGTGATTTTAATCGGGGTGTGTTACATTGTTATCTTCCCGATCCTAAGCAAGATTGCATCTTCGTTTATGTCGCGGAATGATTTGTGGGATACCACTGTAGCGTGGATTCCCCGCAATCCAACACTCCGTAACTATGAATTGGCGTGGAACTATATGAAGTACCCGCTGGCATTTTGGAATTCTATAAAATTAGCTTTTCTGGTCAGTGCCCTCCAGTTAGTATCCAGTACACTTGTGGCCTATGGGATTTCCCGCTTTAAATTCAAAGGGGCAAATGTCCTGTTTACTCTAGCGATTATTACACTGATTGTTCCACCCGAGCTGTTTATAATTCCTTTATATCTAAACTTCCGTTATTTCGATTTATTGGGTGCACTGCCAACCAGCATCAACCTGATCAACTCGCTGTGGCCGCTAGTGATCATGGCAGCTACTGCTACTGGCCCGCGGAATGGTTTGTTCATTTATATTATGCGGCAGTCGTTTAAGGGAATGCCCCGTGATTTAGAAGAAGCAGCCTATGTGGATGGAGCAAGCACTTTCCGCACTTTCATACAGATTATGCTGCCAGCAGCTGTGCCGTCGATGGTAATCGTCTTCTTATTCGCGTTTGTCTGGCAGTGGAATGACTATTACATGACCCAGATGTTCTTGGGCAATGCAGTTACTCTGCCAATGATGCTGGATAAGCTTCCATTCAGTGTGCTGGGGGATCGTTGGGGATCTTCTATGCCTGAGACTTCATTATTAAACAACACTGGTAGTCTGCTTGTGATTGCTCCAGTTGTTATCCTGTATATCTGTCTGCAGCGGTTCTTCGTTGAAAGTATCCAGCGCACAGGTATAACAGGACAATAG
- a CDS encoding sugar ABC transporter permease, which produces MKKRKVRRKGLSLRQQNVVAGYLFSLPFILGFLFVFLYPSILSAIFSFHELVITRSGYELNFVGLENYRHILRVHPTFVRDLTETIMGMVSNVFWVLIFSFFAAIVLNQKFRGRLLARTILFLPIVMTSGIILKIETEDYMTGILEYGMEAASTFLVTPSLSLYLSNFQLPPALIENILLAIESLPNIIRSSGIQILVLLAGLQAIPRSLYEASEVEGATAWENFWLITLPMVSPLILTNIVYTVVDYFTSTSNQMVTTIRSAAFGSLGYGIGSAMSWVYFLIIGLFLGVTFLIFSRLVFYHE; this is translated from the coding sequence ATGAAAAAGCGTAAAGTGAGAAGGAAGGGATTATCACTCAGGCAGCAAAACGTAGTAGCCGGATATTTGTTCTCGCTGCCGTTTATCCTGGGTTTCCTGTTCGTGTTTCTCTATCCATCAATTTTATCAGCTATCTTTAGTTTTCATGAACTGGTTATCACAAGATCTGGTTACGAGTTGAACTTTGTTGGATTAGAGAATTACCGCCATATCCTTAGGGTTCATCCCACTTTTGTGCGGGATCTAACTGAAACCATTATGGGTATGGTAAGCAATGTTTTCTGGGTTTTGATCTTCAGCTTCTTTGCAGCGATTGTCTTAAATCAGAAGTTTAGAGGACGTTTATTAGCGCGGACAATTTTGTTCCTGCCAATTGTCATGACTTCAGGTATTATTCTTAAGATCGAAACCGAGGACTATATGACCGGAATTTTAGAATATGGTATGGAGGCAGCCTCAACGTTTTTGGTTACACCATCTTTGAGTCTGTATTTGTCTAATTTTCAGCTGCCGCCCGCTTTGATCGAAAACATCTTACTGGCGATTGAATCGCTGCCAAACATTATCCGCAGTTCAGGAATCCAGATTCTCGTTCTCCTGGCAGGACTGCAGGCTATCCCGAGATCTTTGTATGAAGCATCAGAAGTAGAAGGTGCTACAGCCTGGGAAAACTTCTGGCTGATTACACTGCCGATGGTAAGTCCATTAATTTTAACTAATATTGTTTATACCGTTGTCGATTATTTTACATCGACATCGAATCAGATGGTAACTACCATTCGGTCAGCAGCCTTTGGTTCTTTGGGATATGGGATCGGCTCGGCTATGTCCTGGGTTTACTTCCTGATTATTGGTCTGTTTTTGGGAGTAACATTCCTGATCTTTTCCCGGCTTGTGTTCTATCATGAATAA
- a CDS encoding TIGR04086 family membrane protein, producing MKNTNSAVNFAQLGKGILLTFFALFVFALVIAVAAYVSSWQYTDGVISVGVYVSIASGAFYMGSKLKHKLWLHGILVGVIFLVVVTVLRADFSLFLRWTWFKQLLLVSLCGLLGSVIGGIFNQ from the coding sequence GTGAAAAACACAAACAGTGCTGTTAATTTCGCTCAGCTCGGCAAGGGCATTTTATTGACTTTTTTTGCTCTTTTTGTGTTTGCTTTAGTAATAGCTGTGGCAGCCTATGTTTCCTCCTGGCAGTATACTGATGGAGTTATATCGGTAGGAGTGTATGTGAGTATTGCCTCTGGCGCGTTCTATATGGGGTCAAAGTTGAAGCATAAACTGTGGCTGCATGGGATTTTGGTTGGTGTTATCTTTCTGGTGGTTGTAACAGTATTGAGAGCGGATTTTAGCTTGTTTTTGCGCTGGACTTGGTTTAAACAGTTGTTGTTAGTCAGCCTCTGTGGGCTGCTGGGTAGTGTGATAGGAGGCATCTTTAACCAGTAG
- the fusA gene encoding elongation factor G, whose amino-acid sequence MKNYSIDKLRNVALVSHSGAGKTSLAEAMLFVSKGINRLGRVDDGTSTLDYDPEEVKRQISINLSMAPIEWKDHKINILDTPGYFDFVGDVTAALRVADTALIVVCASAGVEVGTEKAWDMTEQNNIPRMIYINKIERENANFDRVVEQLRSMFGQKIVPVQIPIGTADSYRGHIDLIQQKAYLWDGNSVTVGDIPAEMADDVEMARDALIEAVSVTDDELMMKYLEGEALTDQEVEAALAVGTRTGDVVPVFCGSASANVGVSELLDYCIKCAPSPKERIDVGIDTKSGDEVEISPEGDKLCALVFKTLADPYVGKLTLFKVLSGTMKSDSTVHNLSAGRDERVGQLFVIKGKENIPVTQISAGDIGAVAKLQETNTNDVLTVKGATVKPKGIEFPQSVMTMAVQPLAKGDEDKIGNGLARLAEEDPTFKVEKSAETSEILISGLGDLHLEIMCSRLHSKFGAEVELSTPSIPYRETIRGSVKVEGKHKKQSGGRGQYGHVWLEISPGSGEGDDELEFVDNIFGGAVPRQYIPAVEKGIRETMEEGIIAGYPIVNLKVSLYDGSYHSVDSSEMAFKIAASMALKKGFADANPVLLEPILNVKIVVPESFMGDVMGDLNKKRGKILGMEPQGGNQVIRAQVPMSEMFKYAIDLRSITQGRGSFTTEFSHYEEVPQNIAEDIIAARQKEA is encoded by the coding sequence GTGAAGAACTACAGTATTGACAAATTACGTAATGTAGCCCTGGTTTCCCACAGTGGTGCAGGCAAGACATCGCTGGCAGAAGCGATGTTATTTGTATCCAAGGGTATTAACAGGCTCGGCCGCGTCGATGACGGTACAAGTACCCTCGACTACGATCCCGAAGAGGTTAAACGGCAGATCAGTATTAATTTGTCCATGGCTCCGATTGAGTGGAAAGACCATAAGATTAATATCCTCGATACTCCGGGATATTTCGATTTTGTTGGTGACGTTACTGCTGCTCTTCGAGTTGCAGACACAGCGCTGATTGTGGTCTGCGCTTCTGCCGGAGTTGAGGTTGGAACCGAAAAAGCATGGGACATGACTGAGCAGAATAATATCCCGCGCATGATCTATATCAACAAGATAGAGCGGGAGAATGCAAACTTTGATCGCGTAGTTGAGCAGTTGAGATCAATGTTTGGTCAGAAGATTGTTCCGGTACAGATTCCAATCGGCACTGCTGATAGTTACCGCGGTCATATCGATCTGATTCAGCAGAAAGCTTATCTGTGGGATGGAAACAGTGTTACCGTTGGTGATATCCCTGCAGAAATGGCTGATGATGTGGAAATGGCAAGAGATGCTCTCATCGAAGCTGTTTCCGTAACCGATGATGAACTGATGATGAAGTACCTTGAAGGCGAGGCATTAACTGATCAAGAGGTTGAAGCCGCTCTGGCAGTTGGTACCAGAACCGGAGATGTTGTTCCAGTATTCTGCGGCTCCGCTTCGGCAAATGTGGGTGTTTCTGAACTCTTAGATTACTGCATCAAATGTGCACCGAGTCCAAAGGAAAGAATCGATGTTGGCATTGATACCAAGTCTGGAGATGAAGTAGAGATTTCACCTGAAGGCGACAAGCTGTGCGCATTAGTATTTAAAACCCTTGCAGACCCGTATGTCGGCAAACTAACATTATTTAAGGTTTTATCAGGAACTATGAAATCAGACAGCACTGTCCACAACCTCAGTGCTGGACGCGATGAGCGGGTCGGTCAACTGTTTGTTATTAAAGGTAAAGAGAATATTCCGGTTACTCAAATCTCCGCAGGAGATATCGGTGCTGTGGCCAAGCTGCAGGAAACCAACACCAATGATGTACTTACTGTTAAAGGTGCTACAGTAAAACCGAAGGGAATCGAATTCCCGCAGTCAGTTATGACAATGGCTGTGCAGCCTCTGGCAAAAGGCGATGAAGATAAAATCGGTAATGGCTTGGCGCGTCTTGCAGAAGAAGACCCAACCTTTAAGGTTGAGAAGAGTGCTGAAACCAGTGAAATTCTGATTTCCGGTTTAGGCGATCTGCATTTGGAAATCATGTGCAGCCGTCTCCACAGCAAGTTTGGTGCTGAAGTAGAGCTTTCAACTCCCTCCATTCCTTACCGTGAAACAATCCGCGGTTCAGTCAAAGTTGAAGGTAAGCACAAGAAACAATCTGGAGGTAGAGGTCAATACGGCCATGTATGGCTCGAAATCAGTCCGGGCAGCGGCGAAGGCGACGATGAGCTGGAGTTCGTTGACAATATTTTCGGTGGAGCTGTTCCCCGTCAGTATATCCCGGCGGTTGAAAAAGGTATTCGGGAAACAATGGAGGAAGGAATTATTGCCGGCTATCCGATTGTTAACCTGAAAGTATCGCTTTACGATGGTTCATACCACAGTGTAGACTCTTCGGAGATGGCGTTTAAGATTGCGGCGTCTATGGCCTTGAAGAAAGGATTTGCCGATGCCAATCCAGTGCTGCTGGAGCCAATTTTGAATGTCAAAATTGTAGTGCCTGAGAGTTTCATGGGCGATGTAATGGGAGATCTCAACAAGAAACGCGGTAAGATCTTAGGTATGGAGCCCCAGGGCGGAAATCAGGTAATCCGGGCTCAGGTGCCTATGAGTGAAATGTTTAAGTATGCGATTGACCTGCGTTCAATAACTCAAGGCAGAGGCTCATTTACAACAGAATTCAGCCACTATGAAGAGGTTCCGCAAAATATTGCTGAGGACATTATTGCGGCAAGACAAAAAGAAGCGTAA
- a CDS encoding HU family DNA-binding protein, which yields MTKTDLVDQVAAKTNLTKKDAAAAVDAVFASITESLAQGEKVQIIGFGSFEVRERAERTGRNPQTGAEMTIPAKSVPAFKAGKQLKDAVENRK from the coding sequence ATGACTAAAACCGATTTAGTTGATCAGGTTGCAGCTAAAACAAATTTGACGAAAAAAGATGCTGCTGCTGCTGTAGATGCTGTTTTTGCCTCTATCACCGAGAGCTTGGCTCAGGGTGAGAAGGTGCAGATTATTGGCTTTGGTTCCTTTGAAGTTAGAGAGAGAGCCGAGCGAACTGGCCGCAATCCCCAGACTGGCGCCGAAATGACTATTCCAGCAAAGTCAGTTCCTGCTTTTAAAGCTGGTAAACAGCTGAAAGATGCTGTTGAAAATAGGAAATAA
- the spoIVA gene encoding stage IV sporulation protein A, whose product MEKFSLFADIAERTGGSIYLGVVGPVRTGKSTFIKRFMDLLVLPNIEDIHVKERTKDELPQSGAGKMITTTEPKFVPEEPIEVVLEENIKFKVRLVDCVGYTVPGAIGYHDEDGPRMVMTPWFDHQIPFQEAAELGTRKVISEHSTLGLVVLTDGSVTDIERDDYLEAEERVIAELKELEKPFIVVLNSDQPHSPQTTALAEALEDKYGVKVVPLDCLRMTQDDILGLMREALFEFPVREINFRFPRWIEELPQDHWLRQEFEQAAYESVNLVERLRDVASSMEYLAAAEALDSALLERMDMGTGTIDVELGADRSLFYQVLADMTGLDVEGDHHLIRLMHDLSVAKREYDKLSSALMEVRETGYGIVSPSVDDITFEHPELIKQGRHFGIKLTASAPSIHLIRANIMTEVTPLVGTEKQGEELVQSLSEEFQADPDALWNRDFLGRSLQDLVKEGIQAKLNRMPDNAREKLQETLSKIINEGSGGLICIIL is encoded by the coding sequence ATGGAGAAATTCAGTCTTTTCGCTGATATCGCGGAACGTACTGGCGGAAGTATCTATTTAGGCGTCGTAGGTCCGGTGCGTACAGGAAAATCGACTTTCATTAAGCGGTTTATGGATTTGTTAGTCCTGCCCAATATTGAAGATATCCATGTCAAGGAGAGAACGAAGGATGAACTGCCTCAGAGTGGGGCAGGTAAAATGATTACCACTACCGAACCGAAATTCGTACCCGAAGAGCCCATTGAGGTAGTTTTAGAAGAGAACATTAAGTTTAAGGTGCGGCTGGTTGACTGCGTTGGTTACACAGTTCCCGGGGCGATAGGTTATCATGACGAGGATGGACCGCGGATGGTGATGACACCCTGGTTTGACCATCAGATTCCCTTTCAAGAAGCAGCAGAGCTTGGTACCCGCAAAGTGATCAGTGAGCACTCTACACTTGGATTAGTGGTGCTGACAGACGGCTCAGTCACTGATATCGAGCGTGACGATTATCTTGAAGCTGAAGAGCGGGTAATTGCTGAACTGAAAGAATTGGAGAAACCCTTTATTGTGGTGCTGAATTCGGACCAGCCCCATAGTCCTCAAACCACTGCCCTGGCAGAAGCATTAGAAGACAAATATGGGGTTAAGGTAGTTCCTTTAGACTGTCTGCGCATGACTCAGGATGATATCCTGGGACTGATGCGGGAAGCGCTCTTTGAATTTCCGGTTAGAGAAATTAACTTCCGCTTTCCCCGCTGGATTGAAGAGCTGCCGCAGGATCACTGGCTGCGTCAGGAGTTCGAACAGGCAGCCTATGAAAGTGTGAATTTGGTTGAGCGGCTCCGTGACGTAGCAAGCTCAATGGAGTACTTAGCCGCAGCTGAAGCTCTCGACAGTGCTTTATTGGAAAGAATGGATATGGGCACAGGAACTATCGATGTTGAGTTGGGAGCGGACCGTTCGCTGTTTTATCAGGTGCTTGCCGACATGACAGGACTGGATGTTGAAGGTGATCACCATTTGATCCGGCTGATGCATGATCTGTCAGTTGCCAAGAGAGAGTATGACAAACTGTCCTCAGCGCTGATGGAAGTGCGGGAAACAGGCTATGGTATTGTCTCTCCGTCTGTAGATGATATTACATTTGAACATCCGGAGCTGATTAAGCAGGGACGCCACTTTGGAATTAAGCTGACTGCTTCAGCACCATCCATTCATCTGATCCGCGCCAATATCATGACAGAAGTAACTCCCTTGGTCGGAACTGAAAAACAGGGCGAAGAGCTGGTGCAGTCACTGTCAGAGGAATTTCAGGCTGATCCCGATGCTTTATGGAACCGTGATTTTCTCGGACGCTCACTGCAGGACTTAGTCAAGGAAGGAATTCAAGCAAAACTGAACCGCATGCCTGATAACGCGAGAGAAAAACTGCAGGAAACACTGTCCAAAATCATCAATGAAGGAAGCGGCGGATTAATTTGCATTATCTTGTAA